The nucleotide window TAGAAGCATTCAGTATGTACATCTCTTATATGTCTTCTTTTGCTTAcaataatgtttttgagattaatTCATGTTGTCTCAGTATATTGTTATTGTTTATTGTTGTTAGTATTGTACTGTATGGATGTAattcattttatccatttacttgTTGAACATTTCGGTTGTTTCTAGCAATGGGATATTagaaataaagctgctataaacggggtacctgggtggctcagcagttgagcgtctgccttcagctcaggtggtgatcctgggatgagtcctgcatcagtttccctgcggggagcctgtttctccctctgtctatgtctctgcctctctctgtgtgtctccatgaataaataaaatcttttttttttttcaaaaaagctgctataaatattaatagagaagtctttgtatacatatatttctatttagttTTGTAAGTAACTGCAACTGTTTTTCCAAAGGGATTGTCTGTGTTACATTCCTATCAGTGAGATATTAGCATTCCAGTTgctccatatcttcaccaatattcactttggtccattttttcaattttaatcatTCTGGTGGGTGTGTAATGGTATtccattatggttttaatttgcatttccctaatacctaatgattttgaacatcttttcatgggcttattgcCCATTTGTATACCTACTTTTGCAAAATGTCTGAAATATTTGCCCACTATGTTAttagattgtctttttctttatggtttgtaggagctcttcatatattctggtaatgagtcctttgtcaaatatatgtattgcaaatatgAGCTATAGTAGTCCAAATAAACCAGAAGAATCCCTCCTGGAGCCAGTGGCTGTGTACATGAAAGATGGGAATTGCCTCGATTCCCATACAGGAAAAAGCACATGGCAATGAAGGCATCGCACTGTGTTGTGTGACTCCATTTggagagatatttattttttatataaatggccCAATAAAAGATACTGCATAAGGTATATAGTCTGTGGTATCATTACAGCagtgcatggtgacagatgggagttACACTTGTGGCGAGCACATCATACCCTATAGAGGTggtaaatcactatgttgtacaccctaaacaaatgtaacattgagtaccaactatacttcaattaaaagataaataataagcagtgcctagctggctcagtcagtgaagcagcatgcaactcttggtcttggggttgtgggtttgagccccatgtagggggtagagattactttaaaaaatgaaatctataaacaaataaaatacattttaaaaaataagtatttttctattttttttcaagattttatttgtttatttgaaagagagattttatttatttgtttgtttttcaagattttatttatttatttgagagagagcgagagagcacaagcaaggggagtggcagagggagagggggaagcaggctacCTACCTAGCAGGAAGTCCcacgcagggctggatcccaggaccccaggatcatgacctgagctgaaggcaggtgcccaaccaactgagccaccagggtatccttatttttcttttttttaataaaggaaaagaaatatcccCTAAACATAACCAGTAACCTCCTTTGGTGTATCTCTAGAGAAACCTGATATGTTCCATTAATGGAAGAAAGTTCACTCTGTATGTGAGTCTCCAGAAAGATGCCTTCCTGAGCCATTGTCAAGGATAATTTGGACCATATGTGATTGTAGCCTGGCTCTCAGACTTAGAGGTAGCCCTGGTACAATAAGCAATTCCATTCAACACTTTGCCATTGAAAACCCAGGTGGGGAAGGGAGTGCAGAGTCACCAAATCTTACCCTGAACCCCTTATTGTAActtacttgttcttttttttaagattttatatatttctttctttgagagaatttgagagcacaagtggggggcagaggcaaaatgagggagaagcaaactccccacagagcagggagccccatacagagctcgatcccaggacactgagaccatgacccgagctgaaggcagatgcccaactgactgagccacttaggcacccctgtGACccccttgttctttttctttcttgtaagcCCAAAGAGATCCACCTGTCAGTGGAACAAGAAAGTCCTCTAATCTCTAATAGAAGAATCTCTatgaaaatgcatatatatatactaatacaatatatattatgtattaatgTATATATGAATAGTATATGCACTATATATAATAGTATACACACACGCAGCTTTAtgacttctaaaaaatatatagatatctcCATACTGAGAAAATATGTTAACGAAAACTAACACAGAgtagcatatgactcttgatctcagggttgtaagtttaaaCCCCcggctgggtgtagagattacttaaaatctttaggggcacctgggtggctcagttggtttgttGTCCCAcccttgatttaggctcaggtcatgatctcaaggtagtgagatggagcctcatgttgggctgctgctcagcaggaagcgtgcttaagattctctctctccctctctctctaccccctgctcatgctctttcccttcctcaaataaataaatgaatctttaaaaattaaaattaaaatctttttttaaaaagctaatagaGATTATAAGAATGGTAAATATGTTGAAGctcatctatgttttttttttttcctacaatgtGTTCTAACCATTCTACTCAGgtaataaaaattggaaaattttttttaaaattggaaaattttaaggaaattttctaGGAGGCATTCTAGTGTTAAAAATCTTGTTTTGGAAGGCTATCTAAGCACATATGGAAATGCTCATGGTACATTggtaagcaaaaacaaaacaaaacaaaaacaggacacCAAAAATTATGTgcaattttattcctttttatttgtaaatcatatttaacataaattttattgGTGGGTATTTCTGTGTAGTGAAAATACTGATgatgtttcctttcttatttgtGCTTCTGCTTTCCAAGTTCTTTCCAATGCACATATATTACTTCtacaattagaaaaagaaatgttattttaaaagcacaagtAAGGGCAAACCtggaagataaaataaagttCCAGAGGACCAGAGCAGAGTCCCAACTCCACCATTTACTGAGTGTATGACCTGAAGAGCTCGCTTCACTAAGAGCTTCAGTTGCCTTCTAGAAAAGAAGGGGATTATAGTGCCAGGGCtatgagaattaagtgagatTAGGTATGTGAAGCAGTTGGTACTGATATTATTGTCATCACTAGCTCAGCCATTCAATGATGCTTTGGGGAATGAATGTTTGTTCTGAAATGGTACTTCTGAATGCCAATGCATAGCAAAAATCCCTTCTGTAGCACTGCCCACCCCCCTGGCTCATCTGGCCTACCTCCAGGGACAGGGAACTCTCTTCTTCCAAGAGCTTCCCCTTCACCATGGCCTGTCCTACCAATGTGTGGCTATTGTTCTATGGAAGAAGCCTTGAGCTGAagtccaaagatttttttaaattatttatttatttatttatttatttatttatttatttaagagagagagagagagagagcatgagcaggggggaagggcagagggagagggagaagcagactcccccctaagcaggaagcccgacatggggctccatcccaggaccctgaaatcatgatcctagtggaaggcagacgcttaactgactgagccacccagatgcacctGAAGTCCAAAGATTTAAGTCCAAGTCCCAGCTTTGTGCCTCAGGAGCTGTCTGGCTTTGGACAAGgcactttccctctctgagcttGGGAGCCTCATCTATGAAGTATCTCAAGGAACCTTCCACTCTAGAATTGCCTCATCTCCTCGGCCTGTTAGGTGCACCCATACCACTTAGGAGGTGGGATATAGGCTTAGGTGATGGTCTGCTAGCTAGGGTCCTGGGTAGAAAACAGCCCTGCACATGTGAGGTGTGAGCTTCAAAAAACAGTCTAGACTGTTTGGTCTTAGTTCAGCCCTCAGAAGGGTGATAGCTGCCTCCAACATGAAGCTCTGAGAGAAACACGGCATTGCTTCTGGACTATTCCTGCCAAAAACGCATAAGATGAATTCAGTCacaaggaaacatcagacaaactcaaactgagggacattccacaaaataactggcctggACTTCTCAAAGCCTTCAATGTCATGAAACACTGAAAAACTGCTCCAGGTTAAAAGAGATCAAAGAAACTTGACAGCTGAGTGTATGCAATCCAGAGGCTTTGTTTTGCTGTAAAGGACTTTTTTGGAATAGCTGGTAAAAGCTGAACAAGATCTGAAGATTAGACAATAGAATTTTGTCAATGGGAATATCCCGAGATTTAGCATTGTACTGTGGTTatataagaaaatgccaaaaaaaaaaaaaaaaaaaggaaagaaagaaagaaaaaagaaaatgcctttgtCTTTAGGAAAAACCCactgaaatatttaggtataaaggGGATCATGTCtgatatacaaataaatacacacacatatatttataattttatatgcacatggagagcaagagagaagaaatgataaaggaaaagtggtaaaatgttaatatttggaaAAACTGGGTGAAGGATCTATGAAATTATTTGCATTGTTCTTGCAGATTTTCTGAAGTCTGAAATGTGTGGAGAAGAAGGACACTGATGTACCTCTTGCTCAAGAGAAGAGACAgctttactgagcacttacaaAGTACCAGAGGATCTCCTCTGACCCCACGGCAACCCCAAACAGGGCTACTATGCCCATTTTGTAGAGAAGGATTCTGACATCAGACACAGGAAGTGACTTGCCCTGTTCACACAGCCTGTGGCCTGGACATGGCAGAGCTGGTGTATGAGCTTGAATCTAACTCCTCACTCCTAAAAATCATCACCATCTTCACTGCAACAAGGTCACAGACTCCCTCACACCATGCCTGGGACTGAGCAAGGAAAACATAGCTTCTTCACTCTGTAGAACAACAGAGAGGAGAGGGGTTAGAGTGCAGAACTAAATTTAGTTCATTCCAGCTTAAAACTTGGTCTAATTCAACAACTTAAATATTCTCTTGAGGTTTCTTGAATTCAGAGAGACTTAGGATCTTTGGTATCATTGCTCAGGCTTCCAgattcctcctctcctcctctctcctcccaaaCATGGCGGCTGCTAGCTGGGGGTGAGGAGATTCAATGATGGGCTGGCATCTGCTGGGATCTGCATGTCACTGAAAACAGCCACTGGTCTTCCAGCTACAGCTGGTTCCTGGTGAACTGGTCTGGCCTTCTGCTGACTCATTGAGGCCTGGTGGTGACACTGGCTAACAAACACCACCTCACCCATAGCTCACCACGGTTCTGTGGCTGGCTCTGGGGTTCTTATCTTATCCTCTTCTTAGGCTCCCAACACCAAGCCCACCTCATCCCCATCACATTGGGTCCTAAAACAGGGCCACTGGCCATCAGTTCAATGTCTAGATCACTCAGAAATGAAGGGGGGTACAGAGGCAGATCTGATACAAAGGTGGTATGCTTTGTTACTGAAACAAttcagagggacgcctgggtggctcagcggctgatgtctgcctttggctcagggtgtgatcccagagtcctgggattgagtcccacatggggctccctgcatggagcccgcttctccctctgcctatctctctgcctttctctctctctctctctctctgtgtgtctctcataaataaataaataaaatcttttttaaaaaataaaaaataaataaaacaattcagaGCTGGGACACCTAGGCGGCttagtgattgagcgtctgcctttggctcaggtcatgatcctggaatcctgagatggagttgcgtcctaggatcaagttctgcatcaggctccccagtggagaagcagggagcctgcttctccttctgcctatgtctctgcttctctctgtgtgtctctcatgaataaataaaatctctttttaaaaaaaatttttaaattaaaaaattcagggCTTCCCTCCTGGTTGGTAAAAAGTCATTGCCCAAGACCCTTCAGCATCCCCTCCTCCACTCCAGCTGCCTCTGGCACATTCCCAGGTCCCTCTCATACCAGAAACGAAAAGGTTAACACAGCAGGTAGTCTCCAAGACTCTGCTCCAGCCCTGAGGCTCACTCAGCATCCCTCCAGATGTGAAGTATTTTGAATATCATCTTCTTAGCCAGGCCAAGCAGGGTCCTCTCTCTTGCTCCAAGACTACCTTGAATTCTCTGAAAAGTCTCAAAGGACAGTGGATAAGAACCCCTCTGTCCTTGGTATTCCCTTCCATTTATTGAACATGCCTGCCCCTTTCTGGGGCCCAGGAGAAGGTGGGTTAACACTGGAGGTCTTacccatctccctttccccacccccaggccatgTCTACCATACAGGCAAATGCATTCTTCCCAGCCTCCTGGACACCATGTGACACAGCTCTAGCCAACGAGAAGGAGCAGAAGTCGGCTGGGGAGCGGGGCGTGTTCCAGGGCAGTGTTTGCTTTCTGTAAAAGTGAGAAACCAGCTCAATCCaaccctccccctgcttcctgcTTTAAACATTGACAAAGTGCCTGAAGTTTTCATAGCCATATGTGACCCCAACAGGATCCCAAAATGCTTGCCCTGAGGTGGTTGCTGCCTAACTCCAGATAAACCCCTGCAAGGTGAGCTACCTACTGCTCTGCCAAACTACTCCTGATGCAGGGTAATTGGTATGAGCATGTCCGCCTCCCTCCCTGactctgctcatgttttctcaTGCCCACAGTTCCCTGGGCCTGGCAGAGGCCgacttctcctctctctgctttccctATGTGTATGAAAACTGCTTTCATAAAATCCTGTGGTCTTTTCTACCTGGTGGGCCTTGAAACGCTAAAATGGGAGGTAAAGGAACATAAGAGAAATCTTTTCGCTCTGAAGGGCCTGCCTTTCAAGATGACAAAGTACATTAACTCTACCATTATTAATCCTTACTATATTgaactcattattattattaactcaCACGGTTACTATTAACTGTAACTCTCTTTTTGCATTCCTTCTGTGGAGTCCAAATCTCCTGATGTTATAATGTATCCCCATTTATGGATGAGAAGACCCAGAATGTTTATGGAGGTAATTTTTTTCAGAGTTGGACTGACCAAAAGAAATAGGAACTGGCAGGCCTGGAAGCATTTACAAAGGTCTTTAATACCCACTCTCTCCCTGGGCACCTCACCTCCCTCCACCAACCATCCCTGCATCCCTCCCATACCAGGACCTTGTCCACCCCCACTTCCCCAGCATGAGGGTGGCAGGGTGGTGAGCAGGCAGCAAGAGGAGACAGCCAGCAGCAGGTGTTTCTTGGAGAGTAAGTGtgccagccccagagccagctACACATATTCAGGCTTGGAGGACAGAGGCCTGCTTCCATAGGGGAGACAGCACAGAGAGGCATCTGGGCACATGTGTAGGTAGGTTTCTTGCCTCGTACAGTAAGTCCGGCAGGCCCCTTGGCCCTTCCAGCACCGCTTAAATTCACTTCTCCCT belongs to Canis lupus familiaris isolate Mischka breed German Shepherd chromosome 24, alternate assembly UU_Cfam_GSD_1.0, whole genome shotgun sequence and includes:
- the DEFB124 gene encoding beta-defensin 124 precursor, which gives rise to MTQLLLLIVALLALGHMQPGRSEFKRCWKGQGACRTYCTRQETYLHMCPDASLCCLPYGSRPLSSKPEYV